One region of Bacteroidota bacterium genomic DNA includes:
- a CDS encoding response regulator transcription factor, with product MQFQSKPSYSVLLVAPQKSDISSLDKSLQDSGFMVNWIQEYSRISEAINKNIPDVILLDTLQKDLACFELCHSLRSTSEFKHSRILILSEKLDEKTEVAAFNSGADDFIPRPIKTEALIRRIYTRIGANRNSISLQAKMESRSHFYIDRESYSVYLNHQQISVSRKEFELLHLLASQPGKLFSREEIFQKVWSRTFNSNDRTIDVHILRLRRKLGENYIQTQKGLGYRFSI from the coding sequence ATGCAATTTCAATCCAAGCCCTCCTATAGTGTACTCCTCGTCGCACCTCAGAAATCAGATATTTCAAGTCTTGATAAATCCCTGCAAGATTCAGGATTTATGGTAAACTGGATTCAGGAATATTCCAGAATCTCAGAAGCAATCAATAAAAACATTCCTGATGTAATTCTTCTGGATACTCTGCAAAAGGATCTCGCTTGTTTTGAACTCTGCCATTCATTGCGATCCACTTCTGAATTTAAACACAGCCGGATTCTCATTTTATCAGAAAAACTGGACGAAAAAACGGAAGTAGCTGCGTTCAATTCAGGTGCTGATGATTTCATACCACGTCCTATTAAAACAGAAGCATTGATTCGCAGAATTTACACACGAATTGGCGCGAATAGAAATTCCATTTCACTACAGGCTAAAATGGAAAGCCGGTCACATTTTTACATCGACCGGGAATCTTATTCTGTTTATTTAAATCATCAGCAAATTTCAGTTTCCAGAAAGGAATTTGAATTACTTCATCTACTGGCTTCACAACCTGGAAAATTATTCAGTAGGGAAGAAATTTTTCAAAAAGTGTGGTCCCGTACTTTTAATTCTAATGACAGGACCATTGATGTTCATATTTTAAGACTGCGTCGGAAGCTTGGAGAGAATTACATACAAACTCAAAAGGGTCTGGGTTACCGATTTTCCATATAA
- a CDS encoding PstS family phosphate ABC transporter substrate-binding protein → MKKLIVFALTLGISATLSAQKIVIKGSDTVLPLAQKEAETFMKKNTGKSVTVVGGGSGVGISALLDNSTDIAMSSRKIKMDERMKLQDAGRAFKEVIIANDALSVIVNPSNKVGKLTREQLEGIFTGKIKNWKEVGGDDLQIIVYSRETSSGTYEFFKEHVMNRKNYASSVLNMPATGAIIQSVSQTKGAIGYVGLAYVTKEVKDVAVSYNQGKTYVNSSVEAAKNKTYPIVRPLYFYYPTSKEASVKPFIDYVLGAEGQELVNKVGYISLK, encoded by the coding sequence ATGAAAAAACTAATTGTATTTGCATTAACCCTTGGGATTTCTGCAACTCTATCCGCCCAAAAAATAGTGATCAAAGGTAGTGATACAGTATTGCCACTTGCTCAAAAAGAAGCGGAAACTTTTATGAAAAAGAATACTGGTAAAAGTGTTACTGTTGTAGGTGGCGGAAGTGGTGTTGGAATCTCCGCACTCCTTGACAACTCAACGGATATCGCGATGTCCTCAAGAAAAATTAAAATGGATGAGCGAATGAAGCTTCAGGATGCAGGTCGTGCTTTCAAAGAAGTAATCATCGCGAATGATGCCTTATCCGTTATCGTAAATCCATCCAACAAAGTAGGTAAACTTACCCGTGAACAATTGGAAGGAATTTTTACCGGAAAAATTAAAAACTGGAAAGAAGTGGGTGGTGATGATCTTCAAATTATCGTTTACTCACGTGAAACCAGTTCCGGTACTTATGAGTTCTTCAAAGAACATGTAATGAACCGTAAAAATTACGCTTCATCTGTTTTGAACATGCCGGCAACCGGAGCAATCATTCAATCTGTAAGTCAAACCAAAGGTGCGATTGGTTATGTTGGCCTTGCCTATGTAACCAAAGAAGTGAAAGATGTAGCGGTTTCTTACAACCAGGGAAAAACTTATGTCAACTCCTCTGTGGAAGCGGCAAAAAATAAGACTTATCCTATCGTTCGTCCCTTGTATTTCTACTACCCTACTTCTAAAGAAGCAAGTGTAAAACCATTCATTGACTACGTACTGGGTGCTGAAGGGCAAGAGCTGGTAAATAAAGTTGGTTATATTTCTCTGAAATAA
- a CDS encoding porin, producing MKQKFTKIIFLVANLIATGSFAQDAEVNPLDTLTNHVAGIRSELDVLKRIKLSGYIQTQFQYGDSTGAAAYNGGAFGAGNDKRFMIRRGRLKAQYDAPVNDKGISTSQYVLQFDVTEKGLAIKDAYGKFTDPWSGWFSVTAGMQNRPFGYEIVYSSSLRESPERGRMSQLIFPGERDLGAMLSIQGPKTSNWNWLKLDAGWFNGNGAPGAGENVSDFDKKKDFIAHLGMNRTTKSEKIKYGLGFSYYTGGYRIDTVNVYKFGVDSNGVKGYVIESKKDDVKSVNINTRNFTERVYYGADFQFSIDWAAGLTTLRAEYIQGDQPSGTGNTGSTKSINSNLPVTTDIYKRKFSGAYFYFLQNIAQSRFQAIVKYDWYDPNTEIEGDAIGKSVTSNAVKTNSTDLKYTTLGLGLAYRWDANVKLTAYYDVVTNETSSSLSGYTKDLKDNSFTLRMQVKF from the coding sequence ATGAAACAAAAGTTTACTAAAATCATTTTTCTTGTTGCTAATCTTATTGCAACAGGATCATTTGCTCAGGATGCTGAAGTGAATCCTTTAGACACTTTAACCAATCACGTAGCAGGTATTCGCTCAGAACTTGACGTTTTGAAACGGATCAAATTGAGTGGGTATATCCAAACTCAATTTCAATACGGTGATTCAACAGGTGCCGCTGCTTATAACGGTGGAGCTTTTGGAGCCGGAAATGATAAACGTTTTATGATCCGTCGTGGACGTTTAAAGGCACAATATGATGCTCCGGTAAATGACAAAGGAATTTCAACTTCTCAGTATGTTCTTCAATTTGATGTAACCGAAAAAGGACTTGCGATAAAAGACGCTTATGGAAAATTCACTGATCCATGGTCCGGTTGGTTCTCTGTAACTGCCGGTATGCAAAATCGTCCATTTGGTTATGAAATTGTTTATTCCTCCAGCCTTAGAGAAAGTCCTGAGCGCGGAAGAATGTCTCAATTGATATTCCCGGGTGAACGTGATCTCGGAGCAATGTTGAGTATCCAGGGGCCAAAAACTTCCAATTGGAACTGGTTGAAACTGGATGCGGGTTGGTTTAATGGAAATGGTGCACCTGGCGCTGGTGAAAATGTAAGTGATTTTGATAAAAAGAAGGACTTCATTGCCCACCTTGGAATGAACCGCACCACAAAATCTGAAAAGATTAAATATGGTCTTGGGTTTTCATATTATACCGGTGGTTACAGAATTGATACTGTCAATGTTTACAAATTCGGTGTGGATTCAAATGGTGTAAAAGGTTATGTGATTGAAAGCAAAAAAGACGATGTGAAATCAGTCAACATCAACACCCGGAATTTCACAGAAAGAGTGTATTACGGTGCTGACTTTCAATTCAGCATAGATTGGGCAGCTGGTTTGACTACACTCAGAGCAGAATATATCCAGGGCGATCAGCCTTCAGGAACAGGCAATACAGGAAGTACAAAAAGTATTAACTCTAACCTTCCTGTTACTACTGATATTTACAAACGTAAATTCAGCGGAGCCTATTTTTACTTCCTGCAGAACATCGCTCAATCACGTTTCCAGGCAATAGTAAAATACGACTGGTATGATCCAAATACTGAGATCGAAGGTGATGCAATAGGTAAATCCGTTACTTCAAATGCTGTCAAGACCAATTCTACTGATCTCAAATACACAACACTTGGTCTTGGATTAGCATACCGTTGGGATGCGAATGTGAAACTTACGGCCTATTACGATGTCGTAACTAATGAAACCAGTTCAAGTCTTTCCGGTTATACAAAAGATTTAAAAGACAATTCATTCACTTTAAGAATGCAGGTTAAATTCTAA
- a CDS encoding response regulator — protein sequence METPLKVLVVDDEPDIVEILSYNLKKENYIVFTANSGVEAIASTEKNHPDLIIMDIRMPGISGIEACRIIKHDDLIKDIPILFLTADSDEYTTMNAIDAGGDHFITKPIRPAILLGMIKELIQKA from the coding sequence ATGGAAACTCCTTTGAAAGTACTTGTTGTAGATGATGAGCCGGATATTGTAGAAATACTTTCATACAATCTCAAGAAGGAAAATTATATCGTATTTACTGCCAATTCAGGTGTTGAAGCCATTGCATCGACAGAAAAGAATCATCCTGATTTAATAATCATGGACATCCGGATGCCCGGAATTTCAGGTATAGAAGCCTGTAGAATTATCAAACATGATGATTTGATCAAGGACATTCCAATTTTGTTTCTGACAGCTGATTCAGATGAATACACCACCATGAACGCCATTGATGCAGGTGGAGATCATTTCATCACCAAGCCTATCCGCCCTGCCATTCTCCTTGGAATGATTAAAGAACTAATACAAAAGGCTTGA